One genomic segment of Misgurnus anguillicaudatus chromosome 25, ASM2758022v2, whole genome shotgun sequence includes these proteins:
- the impa2 gene encoding inositol monophosphatase 2, whose protein sequence is MEDWSECLDVAVQIAQRAGQVVQAAVKQEKRVSSKSTPTDLVTEADQQVEELIISTLRQKYPSHRFIGEESSAAGVKCELTDSPTWIIDPIDGTCNFVHSFPMVAVSIGFAVRKELEFGVIFHCFDGTLYTARKGHGAFCNGVRLHVSKEKDVSKALILTEIGAKRDPTTLDIFLGNMKKLLSAPTHGVRIIGSSTLALCHIASGAAEGYYQYGLHCWDIAAAAVIIREAGGCVIDTTGGPLDLMSRRVVAAGTREIADYVVKQLQPINYARDDVDPSTQA, encoded by the exons ATGGAGGACTGGAGCGAGTGTTTGGATGTGGCCGTGCAGATCGCACAGAGAGCGGGACAG gTGGTCCAGGCGGCGGTGAAGCAGGAGAAGCGTGTGAGTAGCAAGAGCACACCTACAGACCTGGTGACAGAGGCTGACCAACAGGTAGAAGAGCTCATCATCTCCACGCTCAGACAGAAATACCCCTCACACAG GTTTATCGGTGAGGAGTCCTCGGCTGCTGGGGTGAAGTGTGAACTGACAGACAGCCCCACTTGGATAATAGATCCCATAGATGGCACGTGTAATTTTGTGCACAG TTTCCCCATGGTGGCAGTAAGTATCGGATTTGCGGTAAGGAAAGAG CTTGAGTTTGGGGTCATATTCCACTGCTTTGATGGGACGCTGTACACGGCACGCAAAGGACATGGAGCGTTTTGCAATGGTGTGCGACTACATGTTTCAAAAGAAAAAG ATGTTTCCAAGGCACTGATTTTGACAGAAATCGGGGCAAAGAGAGATCCCACAACACTGGATATCTTTTTAGGAAATATGAAGAAATTGTTGAGCGCACCGACTCACGG TGTGAGGATCATTGGGAGCTCAACACTGGCACTGTGTCATATAGCCAGTGGGGCAGCAGAGGGCTATTACCAGTACGGCCTGCACTGCTGGGACATCGCAGCGGCTGCAGTCATCATCAGGGAGGCAGGAGGCTGTGTTATTGACACCACAG GTGGTCCGCTAGACCTCATGTCCAGACGTGTGGTGGCTGCTGGCACCCGTGAGATAGCAGACTATGTGGTAAAACAGCTGCAGCCTATAAACTATGCCCGTGATGATGTCGACCCAAGCACCCAGGCCTGA